From Methanosarcina lacustris Z-7289, one genomic window encodes:
- a CDS encoding glycosyltransferase family protein: MGFPLNGFIKPIGSVFSNIFGEELEFKLRLSRSIKKIKNSGANWVFCPCGVNPYSLSRGLRIAQACNLPIAAYLVDDFLSGSELSGDTTALHVAQKDIPKWLEEVDQIFVISEGLRSRIQSLYNLDSVVLPLPYDLVSETGFQENDSKLGTDEKQIIYVGNLSHFYIEGLKQIAQIIDEINNNIGSNIKLRFTLPNMNEIKSLIGNYDCIKCSPCIDNRDLQQEIHSSILCFAPYSFQEKYKIMVSTSFPSKLLDYLSAARLILVLGPDYASSVIYFKKNRLKTCLTKQDPEMIRAIIIQQLNENTDYSNAYREVLQKNHNPREVALQVISTLKSHHT; the protein is encoded by the coding sequence ATGGGATTCCCGCTAAATGGTTTTATTAAACCTATTGGATCTGTATTTTCAAATATATTTGGCGAGGAACTTGAATTTAAACTCCGTTTATCTCGCTCCATAAAAAAAATAAAAAATAGCGGTGCTAACTGGGTTTTTTGTCCTTGCGGAGTCAACCCTTACTCTCTGTCTCGAGGACTTCGAATTGCTCAAGCATGTAACCTGCCGATTGCAGCATATCTAGTCGATGATTTTCTTTCCGGGTCAGAGTTATCTGGTGATACAACCGCTTTACATGTAGCACAAAAGGATATACCCAAGTGGCTGGAAGAGGTAGATCAGATTTTTGTTATATCTGAAGGGTTAAGATCTCGTATTCAAAGTCTATACAATCTAGATTCAGTAGTTCTTCCTCTCCCTTATGATCTTGTATCTGAAACCGGATTTCAGGAAAATGATTCAAAGTTGGGGACAGATGAGAAACAAATAATCTATGTTGGTAACCTTAGCCACTTCTATATTGAAGGCCTAAAACAAATTGCTCAAATAATTGATGAGATAAACAATAATATTGGTTCAAACATTAAACTAAGATTTACCTTGCCAAACATGAATGAAATAAAAAGTTTAATTGGGAATTATGATTGTATCAAATGTAGTCCATGTATTGATAATCGAGACTTGCAACAAGAGATCCATTCTAGCATTTTGTGTTTTGCGCCATATTCATTTCAAGAAAAATATAAAATAATGGTTTCCACATCCTTTCCCTCAAAATTATTGGATTATTTATCAGCAGCACGGCTTATTCTTGTTTTAGGCCCAGATTATGCTAGCTCTGTTATATATTTCAAAAAAAATAGATTAAAAACATGTTTAACGAAACAAGATCCCGAAATGATTAGGGCAATCATCATACAGCAATTGAATGAAAATACTGACTATAGTAATGCATATCGTGAAGTTTTGCAGAAAAACCACAATCCACGAGAAGTTGCATTACAAGTTATTTCCACTCTTAAATCGCATCATACTTAA
- a CDS encoding class I SAM-dependent methyltransferase: MMENSDTYISRYYSNQSDLRGIANARDVEILEERDSDIYDRLLTPHLETRKFQKIVEVGCGPGIFLRHLQKRGFVDVTGVDLSERYLEICKDQSLNVIKADALEWLASQSSSSIDVIIAIDFIEHLNKESFVFFLDLVYKVLTPNGIFIFRGPCGDSPFSGLNYSNDITHETLFTTTALNALIKMCKMEVIQFKDEYPLNISKNRWCRVPMGRFVRTMIRTIIFWSTGHWISILGPTMWVIGKPQKSKLSDKS, encoded by the coding sequence ATGATGGAAAATTCTGACACTTATATCTCTCGTTATTATTCAAACCAATCAGATCTCCGGGGCATTGCAAATGCAAGAGATGTTGAAATACTTGAGGAAAGAGATTCAGATATCTATGATAGATTACTTACACCACATTTAGAAACACGAAAATTTCAAAAAATTGTTGAAGTTGGTTGTGGCCCGGGCATATTTCTACGACATTTACAAAAAAGAGGATTTGTCGATGTTACTGGTGTTGACCTGTCAGAACGATACTTGGAGATTTGTAAAGACCAGAGTCTCAATGTTATTAAAGCAGATGCATTGGAATGGCTTGCATCGCAATCATCCTCATCAATCGATGTGATCATTGCAATTGATTTTATTGAACATTTGAATAAAGAATCCTTTGTTTTCTTTTTAGATTTGGTGTATAAGGTCTTAACTCCGAATGGTATATTTATTTTCAGAGGTCCTTGCGGGGATAGTCCATTTTCTGGATTGAATTATTCTAACGACATTACCCATGAAACACTATTTACGACAACAGCTCTCAATGCATTAATAAAAATGTGTAAAATGGAAGTAATTCAATTTAAAGATGAATATCCATTAAATATCTCTAAAAATCGGTGGTGTCGGGTCCCAATGGGTCGTTTTGTCAGAACTATGATACGAACTATTATATTCTGGTCAACAGGACATTGGATTAGTATTTTGGGCCCTACCATGTGGGTAATCGGAAAACCTCAAAAAAGTAAATTGAGCGATAAATCATGA
- a CDS encoding DapH/DapD/GlmU-related protein, translated as MRINKLFYYLQFIFAPLLIFLGNCMNYRNPRFLCNIKNLFLKLSGIRIKNKVIISAGFQCLYPKNILIQDCVALGHYNHIWAFDQVIIGSYTQTARDLLIVAGSHDISSYVPIHNQNVIIGQGCWIGARVTILGRVRIGKGCVIGAGSLVNKDIPDWSVAVGVPAKVIRQRIPSNVILCPFGEYSPDELKDIE; from the coding sequence ATGAGAATAAATAAATTATTTTATTACCTTCAATTTATCTTTGCTCCATTATTAATATTCCTTGGAAATTGCATGAACTATCGAAATCCAAGATTTCTTTGCAATATTAAGAATTTATTCCTAAAATTATCGGGTATAAGAATTAAAAACAAAGTAATAATTAGTGCAGGATTCCAATGCTTATACCCTAAAAATATTCTTATACAGGATTGCGTTGCACTCGGACACTATAATCATATTTGGGCATTTGACCAAGTCATAATTGGGAGTTATACTCAAACCGCTCGAGATCTACTCATCGTAGCCGGGTCGCATGATATTTCATCCTACGTTCCCATCCATAATCAAAATGTTATTATTGGGCAGGGTTGTTGGATCGGTGCAAGAGTTACAATATTAGGAAGAGTAAGAATTGGTAAAGGATGTGTGATCGGGGCAGGATCTTTAGTAAATAAAGACATACCTGATTGGTCGGTAGCAGTTGGTGTACCCGCTAAAGTCATTCGCCAAAGAATACCATCAAATGTTATTTTATGCCCCTTTGGAGAATATTCTCCTGATGAGTTAAAAGATATAGAATGA
- a CDS encoding ABC transporter ATP-binding protein codes for MAASKKEKPIIEVKHLSKQYSIGVDRTYKRFSESLTSAMRHPLKTLKDSRRQNDTFWALKDVNFEIGCGEVVGIIGRNGAGKSTLLKILSRITYPTEGEVRMCGRVGSLLEVGTGFHPELSGRENIYFNGSILGMKKREIDEKFDEIVKFSGVEKFLDTPVKRYSSGMNVRLAFSVAAHLEPEILVVDEVLAVGDAEFQKKCLGKMEDVAKEGRTVLFVSHNMGAINQLCSRCILLQNGSVAKEGDVNSCVDKYLSDTVKRCGTIISHGERKTDHINIDKIKINNLEQDQIILKPKAKFLEIEIMGQVVQSVYINIEARLISPQNNVIGIFSPGYMNGGTKKITPGSLHIKSIIQLPMIIKGTYYLSITIYDPGIISLWEFPMAAEIIAEGCPTKTGLVFEQKMGIGSMIFPGKTVYYDGLEDEE; via the coding sequence ATGGCGGCATCAAAAAAGGAAAAACCGATAATCGAGGTAAAACACTTATCCAAGCAGTATAGTATCGGCGTTGATCGGACATACAAGAGGTTCTCCGAAAGCCTTACCTCTGCTATGAGGCACCCGTTAAAGACACTGAAGGATAGTCGCAGGCAAAATGACACATTCTGGGCGCTCAAGGACGTGAATTTCGAGATAGGGTGCGGGGAGGTCGTTGGAATTATTGGCAGAAACGGTGCAGGCAAGAGTACTCTCCTTAAGATCCTCTCACGAATCACCTACCCGACCGAGGGCGAGGTAAGGATGTGCGGGCGTGTAGGAAGCCTCCTTGAAGTAGGCACTGGTTTCCACCCTGAGCTTTCCGGTAGGGAGAATATCTATTTTAACGGTTCTATTCTAGGCATGAAGAAGAGAGAGATCGACGAGAAGTTTGACGAGATCGTGAAGTTCTCAGGCGTCGAAAAGTTTTTGGACACACCAGTTAAAAGGTATTCAAGTGGTATGAATGTAAGGCTTGCATTCTCTGTAGCAGCCCACCTGGAACCGGAGATACTTGTCGTGGATGAGGTTCTTGCTGTGGGAGACGCAGAGTTTCAAAAGAAGTGTTTAGGGAAGATGGAGGATGTGGCAAAAGAGGGGAGGACGGTTCTGTTTGTGAGTCATAATATGGGGGCGATAAACCAACTCTGCTCAAGATGTATTTTACTTCAAAATGGGTCTGTTGCAAAGGAAGGAGATGTGAACAGCTGTGTAGATAAATATCTGTCAGATACAGTAAAAAGATGTGGAACTATCATTTCCCATGGAGAACGAAAAACCGATCATATTAATATTGACAAAATAAAAATCAACAACTTAGAACAGGATCAGATTATTCTCAAACCCAAAGCCAAATTTCTTGAGATTGAGATAATGGGTCAAGTTGTGCAGTCAGTATATATAAATATTGAAGCACGCCTTATCTCCCCCCAAAACAATGTAATAGGAATTTTTTCTCCGGGATATATGAACGGAGGTACAAAAAAAATAACTCCAGGCTCATTGCATATAAAAAGCATCATCCAATTGCCAATGATAATAAAAGGTACCTATTATCTAAGCATAACAATATATGATCCTGGAATTATTTCACTTTGGGAATTTCCCATGGCAGCAGAAATAATTGCAGAAGGATGTCCAACAAAAACGGGCCTCGTTTTTGAGCAAAAGATGGGCATTGGTTCAATGATATTTCCTGGCAAAACTGTGTATTATGATGGACTTGAGGATGAAGAATGA
- a CDS encoding ABC transporter permease has product MTEHATDYELVIRPKYGLLDLNWQELKEYRELLFFLALREIKIRYKQTVMGASWALLQPFFTMIVFTLIFSRLAQMPSDGVPYPIFSYSGLLLWIYFSNALSQSSNSLVDNAPLLSKVYMPRIFIPTAPCLSGLVDYGIAMSILAVMMVYYHFMPGITILLLPLIVFMTFLLSSGLGYWLSSFCVKYRDVKFALPFFIQLLLFVSPVIYPTNIVGENMRWLLYLNPMTGLIDAHRACLLGHVPVNFVSLAISAVLTIVIFASGILYLRSTEKYFADLI; this is encoded by the coding sequence ATGACTGAACATGCAACTGACTACGAACTGGTGATCCGCCCGAAATATGGGCTTCTGGATCTTAACTGGCAGGAACTGAAGGAGTACAGAGAGCTTCTTTTCTTCCTTGCCCTTCGGGAAATCAAGATCCGATACAAACAGACGGTTATGGGTGCATCCTGGGCATTGTTGCAGCCTTTTTTTACGATGATAGTATTCACCCTGATCTTCAGTCGGTTAGCACAGATGCCCTCAGATGGGGTGCCCTATCCAATATTTTCATACTCAGGCCTTCTACTCTGGATTTATTTTTCGAATGCTCTTTCCCAATCAAGCAACAGCCTTGTTGACAATGCTCCCCTTCTCTCAAAAGTATACATGCCGCGGATATTCATACCGACTGCGCCATGCCTTTCAGGTCTTGTTGATTATGGGATTGCTATGAGTATCCTTGCAGTTATGATGGTCTACTACCATTTTATGCCTGGTATTACAATACTCCTATTGCCACTTATTGTTTTTATGACATTTTTGCTTTCTTCAGGCTTAGGCTACTGGCTCTCTTCCTTCTGTGTAAAATATAGGGATGTGAAGTTCGCCCTTCCGTTCTTTATCCAGCTTCTTCTGTTTGTATCACCAGTCATCTACCCTACAAATATTGTGGGTGAAAATATGCGGTGGTTGCTGTACCTGAATCCGATGACCGGTTTAATAGATGCTCACCGTGCATGCCTGCTAGGACACGTTCCTGTGAATTTTGTTAGCCTTGCCATCTCGGCGGTGCTGACGATAGTGATCTTTGCTAGTGGAATTCTCTACCTGAGGAGTACAGAGAAGTATTTTGCGGACTTGATCTAA
- a CDS encoding UDP-glucuronic acid decarboxylase family protein, with protein sequence MRKQILVTGGAGFLGSHLCERLLNEGHEVICVDNFFTGKKRNIVHLMKDPYFEVIRHDINFPLSVEVDEIYNLACPASPVHYQFDPVQTTKTSVMGAINMLDLAKRLDAKILQASTSEVYGDPQVHPQSEKYRGNVNSIGPRACYDEGKRCAETLFFDYRRQHGLDIKVVRIFNTYGPRMHPNDGRVVSNFIVQALKGEDITIYGKGTQTRSFCYVDDLIEGLTRMMNSREGLTGPINIGNPEEFTILELAQKVIELTNSTSKLIYKPLPEDDPLKRKPNIDLAIKELGWRSEEKLEDGLKKTINYFRCLLENDESTRLTTIKNEIPKLVLKEC encoded by the coding sequence ATGAGAAAACAAATTTTGGTTACTGGTGGAGCTGGTTTTTTAGGGTCACATCTCTGTGAACGCTTATTAAATGAAGGTCATGAAGTTATATGTGTAGATAATTTCTTCACTGGCAAAAAAAGAAATATTGTTCACCTCATGAAAGACCCCTATTTTGAGGTTATTCGCCACGACATTAATTTTCCGCTTTCCGTGGAAGTAGATGAAATTTACAATCTTGCCTGTCCAGCCAGTCCTGTCCATTATCAGTTTGATCCGGTTCAGACAACAAAAACCTCAGTAATGGGTGCAATCAATATGCTGGACCTTGCAAAGAGACTGGATGCAAAGATCCTGCAGGCTTCAACTTCAGAAGTTTATGGTGATCCACAGGTCCATCCCCAGTCAGAAAAATATCGAGGTAATGTAAATTCCATTGGACCACGAGCATGTTATGACGAAGGGAAAAGATGTGCTGAAACACTTTTTTTTGACTACAGACGTCAACATGGTTTAGATATAAAAGTGGTACGAATTTTTAATACCTATGGTCCCAGGATGCACCCAAACGATGGGAGAGTGGTGAGCAATTTCATTGTGCAGGCACTTAAGGGCGAAGACATAACCATTTACGGGAAAGGTACACAGACCAGAAGTTTTTGCTATGTTGATGACTTGATTGAAGGCCTGACCCGCATGATGAACTCTCGTGAAGGTTTGACAGGACCTATAAATATTGGAAATCCTGAGGAATTCACAATTTTAGAACTTGCACAGAAAGTAATTGAGTTAACCAATTCAACTAGTAAACTTATCTATAAACCTTTGCCAGAGGATGATCCACTAAAACGTAAACCGAATATTGATCTGGCAATCAAAGAACTTGGCTGGAGATCAGAGGAAAAATTAGAAGATGGTTTAAAGAAGACGATTAACTATTTTAGATGTTTATTAGAAAATGACGAAAGTACAAGATTAACAACTATCAAAAATGAAATTCCAAAACTTGTTTTAAAAGAATGTTAA
- the fcl gene encoding GDP-L-fucose synthase, with amino-acid sequence MDKDSKIYLAGHRGLVGSALKRKLESKEYTNLIFRTHKELDLTNQQAVNEFFEQEKPEYVFLAAAKVGGILANSTYPAQFIYENLMIEANIIHASYKYGVKKLLFLGSSCIYPKLAPQPLKEEYLLSGPLEETNEAYAIAKIAGIRLCKHYNQQYGTNFISVMPTNLYGPNDNFDLETSHVMPALIRKFHEAKVNNEPEVVVWGTGKPLREFMHVDDMADACVYLMENYDFSEIGEFVNIGVGEDVTIGELAALIKEIVGFEGKIRYDTSKPDGTPRKLMDVTKLNGLGWKASISLKNGIERTYEWYIQSKF; translated from the coding sequence ATGGACAAAGACTCAAAAATCTACTTAGCCGGCCATCGCGGCCTCGTAGGTTCAGCCCTCAAAAGAAAACTTGAATCTAAAGAATACACCAACCTGATCTTCCGCACCCATAAAGAACTTGACCTTACCAACCAGCAGGCAGTAAACGAATTCTTCGAACAGGAAAAGCCCGAATACGTCTTCTTAGCTGCAGCAAAAGTGGGTGGAATCCTTGCTAACAGCACCTACCCCGCTCAATTTATCTATGAGAATTTGATGATCGAAGCAAACATCATCCACGCCTCCTATAAGTACGGCGTAAAAAAACTGCTTTTCCTTGGCTCTTCCTGTATCTATCCTAAATTAGCCCCGCAGCCCCTCAAAGAAGAATATTTGTTATCAGGTCCACTTGAGGAAACTAACGAAGCCTATGCAATTGCAAAGATCGCAGGCATAAGGCTCTGCAAACATTACAACCAGCAGTATGGGACCAACTTCATCTCGGTAATGCCGACCAACCTCTACGGGCCGAATGATAATTTTGATCTCGAAACTTCCCATGTGATGCCTGCGTTGATAAGGAAATTCCATGAAGCAAAGGTGAATAACGAACCTGAAGTTGTTGTGTGGGGTACAGGAAAGCCACTTAGAGAGTTCATGCATGTGGACGATATGGCGGATGCCTGTGTGTATTTGATGGAGAATTATGATTTTTCGGAGATAGGGGAGTTTGTGAATATTGGGGTTGGAGAAGATGTTACAATAGGCGAATTAGCTGCATTAATCAAAGAAATTGTTGGGTTTGAAGGGAAGATCAGGTATGATACTTCAAAACCCGATGGGACTCCGAGGAAATTGATGGACGTTACAAAATTGAATGGTCTTGGATGGAAAGCCAGTATTTCGTTGAAGAATGGAATTGAACGAACTTATGAATGGTATATTCAGTCGAAATTCTAA
- the gmd gene encoding GDP-mannose 4,6-dehydratase: MEKVALITGITGQDGAYLAEFLLNKGYIVHGVKRRSSSFNTARIDHLYKDPHERNVNFFMHYGDLTDSTNLIRIIQEVKPDEIYNLAAQSHVQVSFETPEYTANSDGLGTLRILEAIRILGLEKKTKFYQASTSELYGKVQEIPQKETTPFYPRSPYAAAKLYAYWITINYREAYGIFACNGILFNHESPSRGETFVTRKITMAAAKIKYGLQERLYLGNLDSKRDWGFAKDYVEAMWLMLQQETPNDYVIATGETHSVRKFTELTFKELGIDIIWQGKGVEEVGLDASTGKIIVEIDPGYYRPTEVELLIGDPSKAREKLGWEPKVKMEELVKIMIKSDEEEVLKNYPFDKLAACQELEENMAESSKLNLNIL; encoded by the coding sequence ATGGAAAAAGTCGCCTTAATCACCGGGATTACAGGTCAGGACGGCGCATACCTGGCTGAGTTTCTTTTGAATAAAGGATATATTGTGCATGGAGTCAAACGACGATCTTCTTCCTTTAATACGGCAAGAATTGATCACCTGTACAAAGACCCCCACGAAAGAAATGTAAACTTTTTCATGCATTACGGAGACCTGACCGATTCTACTAACCTTATTCGGATCATTCAGGAAGTGAAGCCGGATGAAATTTACAACCTGGCTGCTCAGAGCCATGTTCAGGTTTCCTTTGAAACTCCTGAATACACAGCAAACTCTGATGGATTGGGAACACTACGTATTCTGGAAGCTATCCGCATCCTCGGCCTTGAAAAGAAAACGAAATTCTACCAGGCCTCAACCAGTGAACTTTACGGAAAAGTCCAGGAAATCCCCCAGAAAGAAACAACTCCATTTTACCCGAGAAGCCCATATGCAGCCGCCAAACTGTACGCCTACTGGATAACGATAAATTATCGGGAAGCCTACGGAATTTTTGCCTGCAACGGGATCCTCTTTAACCACGAATCCCCGAGCCGCGGTGAAACCTTCGTTACAAGAAAAATCACAATGGCTGCTGCAAAAATAAAGTACGGCTTGCAGGAAAGGCTCTACCTTGGAAATCTTGATTCAAAAAGGGACTGGGGTTTTGCAAAAGACTACGTGGAAGCCATGTGGCTGATGCTCCAGCAGGAAACCCCCAATGATTACGTTATAGCAACAGGCGAAACCCATTCAGTCCGGAAATTTACGGAACTTACATTCAAAGAGTTAGGAATAGACATTATCTGGCAGGGAAAAGGCGTAGAAGAAGTAGGACTCGATGCCAGTACAGGCAAAATCATAGTTGAAATAGATCCTGGATATTACAGGCCAACTGAAGTAGAACTCCTTATCGGCGACCCCTCAAAAGCCAGAGAAAAACTTGGCTGGGAACCAAAAGTCAAAATGGAAGAGCTGGTAAAAATAATGATAAAATCCGATGAGGAAGAAGTCCTGAAAAACTATCCCTTTGATAAATTAGCAGCCTGTCAGGAACTTGAAGAAAACATGGCTGAAAGTTCAAAGCTAAATCTTAATATTTTATAA
- a CDS encoding glycosyltransferase, giving the protein MKILVIPTTDWIRHPVPNRLNFIFDILAEKHEVYVLHFNLENFKNNRARKTACTLIDTKFIDVKDPSLYYLLNWPKHFLKMREIIKKEGIDVVLSANILPSFIINFLNVPVVFDYLDHLEESAAIYYPESFFGKIVKNGVRQITRYNLRHSASVITVTQELKGFLEGIRVKNIEVIPNGVNCNLLRPLPKEEAKKELGLKGNVIGYVGSLEHWVDLEMVVEALPDLEVSLLVVGPGLFTDYGEKIKEMANKLGVSEKITFTGAVPYEELGTYISAMDIGLNTLKKMDKNEYAAGGKVFNYLACGRPVLSSRTISLVRMLGDNLFYYDDKDGFIKETKRILETPDNEKKYRELAKTFDWEVLAQKYEEVLRRAT; this is encoded by the coding sequence ATGAAAATTCTTGTGATACCTACTACTGATTGGATCAGACACCCTGTACCTAATCGGCTTAATTTCATATTTGATATACTTGCAGAAAAACATGAAGTGTATGTACTACATTTCAACCTGGAGAACTTCAAAAATAACAGAGCAAGAAAAACAGCTTGCACACTAATAGATACAAAATTTATAGATGTAAAAGATCCGTCTCTTTATTACTTATTAAACTGGCCAAAGCATTTTTTGAAAATGAGAGAAATAATAAAAAAAGAAGGCATAGATGTTGTTCTCTCTGCAAACATCCTCCCATCGTTTATAATAAACTTTTTAAATGTACCTGTTGTTTTTGACTATCTGGACCACTTAGAGGAATCTGCTGCAATATATTACCCGGAATCTTTTTTTGGAAAAATTGTTAAGAATGGAGTAAGGCAAATTACAAGGTATAATTTAAGACATTCAGCGTCGGTTATAACCGTTACTCAGGAACTCAAAGGTTTTCTGGAAGGTATACGAGTCAAAAATATAGAAGTAATTCCTAATGGAGTAAATTGCAACCTTTTAAGGCCTCTCCCAAAAGAGGAGGCAAAAAAGGAATTGGGCTTAAAAGGAAATGTCATAGGATATGTAGGGTCACTTGAGCACTGGGTAGATCTTGAGATGGTTGTAGAAGCCCTCCCTGATCTCGAAGTCAGCCTTCTGGTTGTGGGACCGGGGCTATTTACGGATTACGGGGAAAAGATCAAAGAGATGGCAAACAAGCTGGGAGTTTCGGAAAAGATCACCTTTACAGGAGCAGTGCCTTACGAGGAGTTAGGGACTTATATTTCAGCTATGGATATAGGGCTCAATACACTGAAAAAAATGGATAAAAACGAATATGCAGCTGGAGGAAAGGTGTTTAATTACCTGGCCTGCGGAAGACCCGTGTTATCCAGCAGGACAATTTCCCTTGTAAGAATGCTCGGAGATAACTTATTTTACTACGATGATAAAGACGGGTTCATAAAAGAAACAAAAAGGATTCTGGAGACTCCGGATAATGAGAAAAAATATAGAGAACTTGCTAAAACTTTTGACTGGGAAGTCCTTGCCCAAAAATACGAAGAGGTCTTGAGGAGAGCCACATGA
- a CDS encoding glycosyltransferase, translating to MRVLLLSSQPERTTRLQMFKRSLEELGYDVIVPKFESRNWIKIAGSAEQLIKNEKPDVVHIFNVPDVIYSRLPELKGRFFKKMIYDYRSPWGLELQMNVGLAGKIVAEHFEKKLAINADLITTVNKPLGDKVKTYIGNLQTEIHEIPNYPLKSFVNNAKENLKEDEAITFLGRICEREGIKSLLNIAKKFPDEKFRIVGDGPFAKWYLAKKPQNVEYLGWQPHENIPGIIQNAKICLIPFQESMLTKYTTDKSVWKLNEYLNFGRLVIASGISKEEDRKNLLIVKSSELENAISEYLDKKPEKLNPEDYRFWESNTRRIKEIYEKIL from the coding sequence ATGAGAGTTTTATTGCTATCCAGTCAACCTGAGAGGACAACCCGTCTTCAGATGTTCAAAAGGAGTCTGGAAGAACTTGGATACGATGTTATAGTTCCAAAATTTGAGAGTAGAAACTGGATAAAAATAGCTGGATCTGCAGAGCAATTAATCAAGAACGAAAAACCAGATGTCGTTCATATTTTTAATGTACCTGATGTGATATACAGCAGATTACCAGAACTCAAAGGCAGGTTTTTCAAGAAAATGATCTATGATTATAGGTCACCCTGGGGTCTTGAGCTGCAAATGAACGTAGGTCTGGCAGGGAAAATAGTAGCTGAACACTTTGAGAAAAAATTGGCAATTAACGCTGATCTTATTACTACAGTAAACAAGCCTCTCGGAGATAAAGTTAAAACTTATATAGGAAATTTACAGACCGAAATACATGAAATTCCAAACTACCCATTAAAAAGTTTTGTGAACAATGCTAAGGAGAATTTGAAGGAAGATGAAGCAATAACTTTTCTTGGGAGGATTTGTGAAAGGGAAGGCATAAAGAGCCTTTTGAACATTGCTAAAAAGTTTCCGGACGAAAAGTTTCGAATTGTGGGAGATGGGCCTTTTGCAAAGTGGTATTTAGCAAAAAAACCACAAAATGTAGAATACCTGGGTTGGCAGCCGCATGAAAATATACCAGGCATAATACAAAATGCAAAAATATGTCTGATCCCTTTCCAGGAAAGCATGCTTACCAAATACACAACCGATAAAAGTGTCTGGAAACTTAATGAATATCTCAATTTTGGAAGACTTGTAATAGCCTCGGGAATCTCAAAGGAAGAGGACAGAAAAAATCTGCTGATTGTAAAAAGTTCTGAGCTTGAAAATGCCATTTCAGAATATCTTGATAAAAAGCCAGAAAAATTAAACCCTGAAGATTACCGTTTCTGGGAATCAAACACCAGAAGAATAAAAGAAATCTATGAAAAAATCCTGTAA